The sequence CGTTTTCGGTAGCCATAGAGGATATTGAGGACATATTTTTTGGATATGTTGTAGAAATAGGAGGTGTGCTGTGATAATGGCGCTGAGGTTGGCGCGACTCGATAGAGCTCGATAAAGTATTGTTCACGGAATTGGTTTCATTCTGGCTGCCTCTGCCGCAtttaacattctgaacaAGGAGCGAGCATGAATTTCGAAGGCACAGTGAAGTAAGAGGATCGATGTAGGGTCTTTCACTGTTAGGAGAGTCGGGCGTAGTGTGAGCGTATGGGTCTATGATGTTGAAGCTTCTATTCGGATTATTTGCCGCTTCTTCGAGGCTGCGAGGTGGCttaaactatttattattaggCAAAGTATTAGACTCCTGATACCTATGCATAATATTCACTTAAAAGCACTTAGAGATGAACTCACATTAGAACGACGTCGTCGCCGCTGGAAATTTAGAATGCCCTTCATCATGGCACGCCGACAAGCTGCGCGACCAAGCTTATTTAAACCCCACAGCGAAGCTTAGAGAAGCTTGTTTCTTTACAGGAAGAGAACTGGTGCAGGCCCACGAGCTGAAAAGATTAGAGGTACTCTCTGGGTGTCGGAAGAAGAGGAACAATCAACTTGGGTCTGGGGTAGCTGAGCCCGTTAATAATGCAAACTTGGCTCAACAAGGATGTAGCTTGCTGAGTGATGTGATTGAAGGTGTGAGGGTTTCAGAGCAGGCCAGGAAGAATTGTGGCCTGTTCATTGAGCCCAGTAACAAGTAGCAAGGCACGTGAAGATCCGAATGTGTTGTTTATTAGGTAGTTGTCAAGTTTGCAGCTCTCCATTCCTGCTGCAGTTTATTGGAGACTTCCGTGAGCGCAAAAATAGACATAGGGTGTCCAATGACAGTGTGATTTCTCCAGGCCAAGCAAACCTGAAGGGTTCTAGATCAAGAAGCTTGCGGGAGGATCCCGTGGAGATCTGAGATCCTGTTTCATCCTGCTAGCTGACGGTGGGAATTTAGCAGCCCCAGCAAGAATAAACGCAAGGCTCAAAGAAGTTTCGGATGACCGAATTTTCGCCTTGCTGATCGAGAAGCTCTTCTTCCCCCAACGATTCACTCACTAATGAGCTGTGCTCATTGTTTTAGCTCGGCATCCTAGCGTGTTTCACCACAAGATTGCCAACAACTTTCATCGACCACCACCAGCATTCGTGCCACAGAGCGATCCTCTTCACCTCATGCTCTCGACACGGGACTGACATCCCCTTCCCaaaaagtaaataaattaattcattgaaaaaaaaataaaaataaaaataaaaaatcgCGTTGATACACACCGGGATGCTGCGCTTCGTGTTTTGTCGGGACGAGAAGATGTCATTCATATTGTGAATGCCAATGGGAAAAGGGATCGAAAGACCAAGAACCAGGGTCAAGAATTAAGATTTTACGAAGGCGTCCGCCGAAGAACAATGAATGAGCAATAAATATGACAAATAAAGCCCTTGGGAGTGAAGATCTTCCGTGTCACATTGGAGATGCATCATGTTCGGCGTTGTAGCCGACATTGATGTAGCGATAGCGCGCATATCTCCACCaactactccatactccgtaccacCAAGGTTCGTTCAAGCCCACAAGGAGCGTTTACCACTGGGACTCGTTGAGATGAGCCTCAAAAGCGAGGTCCGGAACGCGAGATCCCTCAGAGCGCTTGGCCTCTGGCCGAGGAGTTTTAGGACCGTGAGGGGAAAGATCTAAGTGCTCGTACGGGAGGAATAAAAAAGCTCCAATCTGGGCTCTCCCGTGCCGTTCAAAAGACTGGGCAAACCTCCTCGAAGCATCTGCAGTCATGCAGCGGACATGACTTGCAATTTCGGATTCTCTGATCTCCGGCCCCAGGAGTCTGGGGGCATTGTCGGCGCCTGAGCAGCCTGCTAGTTGCCAAGCTTTGGGGATGGTCCTCTCTTCACCCTCGATCACCGATTCAACTTCGATGTTTGTTGAAGACTTCGAGTTCTGCCTGTACTTGGCTCGGGACTCTTTTTGGTGCAGGTCGATGCCAAGACGCTACCTCGTTTTTCTCCGGATAATATATAATCCGAAAGTAGGCCTGATGACTAAAAGCACGGTATGTAGAGCAATCCACGTGACAAGATCGACATACCTCAACGGACCGCATCGGCTGGCATTTGCAGGGAGCCTGGTCGGGAGAACAGAGATGACAGGTGATCTCCGATCTGAACTGATGGGGTTCGGGATCATGGAGCTAACTATCCTCCGTTCTAGCAGCTCAGTCATCCCTGGAACCGAAATTTTCGTCTATGGcccatcttcatcttcccgACTCTGCCGTCAGAACCCCTTCCCGCTCACCTCCCTCATCCTACCGTACAGGATGGCCCCCTGTCACTGCCGGTCCATTGGCAGGGCATATCCTCACGTACTCCTATTCCGTTGGCAAGACGATTGTAGAGAGATTCTCTTTTCGTCATGTTGGCCTTTGGCCAACAAAGACGCTGCTGGTCTGCAGATGCGAGAAGAAGCACTTCTCCCAAGACTGTTCCTTTCAACCGTTGTTCTAGTAGAGATACTAGAATAGCTAAACGTCACATCCTTTTTATTCTTCGGCTATACTTGATCTAGCTTTTGTCAACGTGCTAAGTTAGAAGGTTACACTTGGCTTCCTTGGCCGCAAGCCCTTTAGTAACTATTCTCCAGGGCCAGCCATGTCCCGCCCATAGGCCATTGCTTTTTGTCAAAGCTTTAGCCCGAATCCAGCATTATATTACACATCTACTTGTTCTAGTCTCCTCGGCTTGACTGTGCAAAATGTATACCCTAGCTCTTGGTTGTAGTCGGCTTCGCTTCGCGTGATGAGATCCCTGGAGAATTCCCGCCTTTCCCCACTTGCAATGCTCGCCGGTGAACTCAAGCCGGGGATCAAATCGGCGTGGGGTCAACTATCAAGGAAGCATGCGGGCTGGTCTCAATTCAACGGTGCCCCAGACGGCATGATGAAGGGCCCTCGGCTCCCATCCAAACCTGGATGCAGTGCATTGATTGAATTCTGCACAGCAGGGGGTTCATCCACCTAATATAAAGTCGAGAACTCTCTCCTGGAGAGCCTGGGAAGGCTTGAGTGATAGGCTCTATCCGATAAGCTTCCTATCTCTGAAGTGATCGGTCCTTCACTGTTTTGGATAATCTTCGGGTTATCATGCACGGCCTTCTGCTTGCCGCCGGGCTTCTTAGCCTGCCTCTTTATACTATCGCGCATACCCAGCCATCTGGTGCACTCTCCCGCCGAGGGGTTGATTTAGACGCCTACCGTTTGCCTGAAAAGTCCAGTTATACAAACACAAATGATGTCCAGGAGAACTCTGCTATCCTGTCTCTCAATGCCGGTAGCTATGTTGATGTGGCCACCAAGCTTGTGAAGCAGACTATACCATCAGCGACCTTCCGCGTCGTTGATGATCATTACATCAGCGATACTGGTCTCGGTCACGTCTACTTCCGCCAAACAATCAATGGCCTTGACGTTGACAACGCCGATTTCAATGTTAACGTGAGTTCCAATCTATAATCTACCGttcctccaccaccaccacagcTGACGATCGTAATAGGTTGGCAAGGATGGCAAGATCTTCTCCTTTGGCAATTCCTTCTACACAGGAAAGGTTCCCAGTGCTTCTTTGACACGAGACCACTCTGACCCCATTCAAGCACTCAACGGTGCTCGCAAGGCGCTCAAGCTTCCTGTTAAGACTGAAAAGGCGACCGCTCGTGCCACGAATCGTGGAGAGTATATGTTCAAAGGAACTTCTGGAGCTCTCTCTGAACCTACAGCCAAACTTGTCTACATTGTAAAGGACGATGGAAGCTTGGCCCTGACCTGGAGAGTGGAAACTGACATCGGTGACAACTGGCTTCTTTCATATATTGATGCAAAGGACTCCGATAAAGTTCATAACGTTGTCGACTATGTGGCCCATGCAACCTACCAAGTTTAGTATGTGCCCTGAGGCCGAAGCTTGAATTTGGGGAGCATAAAGTCGCGAAGGCTAATTTGCATTCACAGTCCTTGGGGAATTAATGATCCCACTGAGGGTTCTCGTCAGGTCTTTAAGGATCCATGGGAGCTTCCTGCATCTCCATTCACTTGGATTAGCGATGGAAGACAAAACTATACCACAACCCGGGGTAATAATGGAATTGCGCAGAATAACCCCGATGGTGGAACTGAATATCTCAACAATTACCGGCCGAACAGCCGTAACCTTAGGTTTGAATATCGATACTCGCCATCTATGAATCCCCCCAAATCTTACACCAATGCATCAATTACTCAGTTGTTCTATTCCGCAAACACATACCATGACCTTTTATACACATTAGGATTCACCGAAGAAGCTGGAAACTTTCAGGTCAGCAATGGCAATCGGGGTGGTAAGGGTAATGACTATGTGATTTTGAATGCTCAAGATGGCTCCGGCACCAACAATGCCAATTTCGCTACACCTCCTGATGGCAGACCGGGCCGCATGCGCATGTATATCTGGACCAGAGCTAACCCTCCTCGTGACGGCTGTTTCGAGGCAGGCATTGTTATTCATGAATACACACATGGCCGTAAGTCTTTCCGCTGCTTTTTCAGTTTTCTTGCAGGACGAACGAAGTCATCTTTAAAAGCCAAAGCATTTTTGATCTAAACACTCGTTTTATTAGTCTCGAACCGACTTACAGGCGGGCCGGACAACACACGCTGTCTGAACGGCCTAGAATCCGGCGGCATGGGAGAAGGCTGGGGAGATTTCTATGCCACCGCCGTTCGCCTCAAGCGTAATGACACCCGTAACACGGTTTACGCAAAGAGCGCATGGGCTTCCAACAACCCTGGGGGTGTCCGGGCGTATCCCTACTCAACTGATTTCGAAATCAACCCGCTCACTTACACGTCTGTCAACCAGCTGAATGAAGTCCACGCCGTCGGCACCGTGTGGGCGACAATGCTCTATGAATTGCTGTGGAACCTAATCGACAAGCATGGCAAGAATGATGGCCCGAAGCCTGTCTTCCGGGACGGTGTTCCCACCGATGGCAAATATCTCGCGATGAAGATCGTCCTTGATGGCATGAAAATGTACGTTGGAGAGCCCCTAATTTTCTACTCTCGTTTACCTTGTAAATTGCGAAGCAGTTACTGACGTGGTGAAATTCAGCCAACCCTGCAATCCAAACTTCGTCCAGGCCCGTGACGCGATCCTTGATGCTGACAAGGCTCTTACTGGCGGTGAAAACAAGTGTGAGATCTGGACGGCATTTGCCAAACGTGAATTGGGCACGGGTGCTAGATACAATCGCAACAATCGCACCGGCAGCAAGGAAGTTCCCAATGAATGTAAATAAGCCGCCgattatttattttttatttagtTTTCATTTTGGATAGTTAAAATCTTCCAGCTGCATCAAATCttacttctttttttcctatATTTCTCATCTGATTTTCTACGTATATTATCAAACTTTACTATATCTGCTGTGGATGATTGCCAGACATCCCCATGCAAAGCGCCAGATCGCTTTGGAAATATAAATGCAGTGATAAAAAGCACGTATAACAGGCCTCGAAAACCACTCGGAGAAAGGCTGAAAGTTGCAACCGTTCTCAAGGATAGGAAACCGTAAATATATTCATGACCAATTCATCTACATTTCGATATGATTCTGAAATCTAAACACCAGGCCGAAGGACACCCGTAACGGAACGGATACCCCCAAAGTTGCAGGATCACCTCTGTATAATAGCGTTATCAAGCCACTGCCTCGGTAACTAGCCGATTCATAAGAAAGCCAGAAATTCGATACTCTCGCTGAGCTAAACGTCTCTAGCTGTGCACTTGGTGGTGGCATTGGGAATTTTATTGTCTCATATACTCCGATTGTTGGTCCATCCCGTACGCAGGATAGCGGGCAATAGTGGAGGCTGAGTGTTGAGTGTCTTGGTTTACTCTGTAGAATCCCCGCAGAGCTGCAACCCACGAAAGCCACGTTCGAATTTGAGTTGCCTCTTGGAACCTTCGAATGGTGGCGTGGCAAAATCTTCGGCCCGACGCATTCCGTCAGGCGGCTCCCACGGCCAATCGTCAAAGGAGGCCAAGCAGGGTCAACCCCAGACGGGCACTCCCGCACTGAGCCCACAACTAACTAACTATGCAGTTAACTTAGTTAGTGGCAAGGTTCGACGGGGCCAGTCTCTCTCGTGTATGCACGACATATTTGCAGCAAAAGAAGCCACGGACAAAGCTTAAGAGCAACCGTTTGATCCGAAGGATTTGCTTATTCTCCTACTAGACAATTTGGGTTTAACCAAATGGCTGCCACTTTCGGCGTCACTCGACGCCTTTTTCGGCCGTCATTTGGTAACATGTGACCTGGATCTCCTGACATGTCCCTGTCTAGCTACCACCATGCGAGATCAGAGATCTCATCTGAATATATCATCTTTGGCTGGCATAACAGGTGCCCAGGTCGTCTACGCCGCTCCCGAGGCTTCTTTTCGTTAACCACCTTGTTCCTTCCGTCTCGCTCTATCTTTCTAACAATCGCGACAATAACTTGCCCTTCCCTTCTACTCTGATCTGGCTGGCCGCGGTTATCGACATTGTTCATCTCGACTCATGACCCGGAAAAGAAGCATAGACGACTCGAGTGTCATGTCAACCTCCAAACTTAGGGCCGCAAGATTGGGAACTAAGTTGGAAAATCGGAAATGTCGCAGCACACAACCATCGACACGAACCCTAAACAAAGGACACATGCTTCGATTACCTCAACACCTCCGAAATCAAAGGCCGCGAAATTTAACACTCATACGTTGAGGAAATTTACAAGCCGCCGTCGATAATGACCCGGAGATCAACTTGATGACGCAAATGCCCCTGGACTATTCTATCCGCCTGGTCGAATTTCAAGGCGAGTGTCGAGCAGAAAGCAAGGAAATAATCGGTATGACCGGATGGGAGGCCAATACCTATGCAAGGCTGATAGATGTTCTTCGGCAGAGGAGTCCGAGACCACAAAAAGACGTGAAGGTGACATCCGTGATTGCCTTCGACCTTCGGATCCCGTTGACATTGTATGGCCTCTATCTTCAACCGTATTGGGACTACTCGAAGAGACGTCGCAAATTGCAGAACCTCTACCAGATGGTCTGCCTCAACGGATGCTTGACCTCGTGCGAACAAGCGAGGTTATTTGGAAGTCCCCGGTCCTGGACCAAATGATGGTTTTCAAGTGTGACACCGATGTCGTTGTGAAGGCGATATGGTGTGTGGATGACGACACTGAATATACGACACTGCAATATCTCGAATGCCACAAACCTGACATCCCTGCTCCAAGGCCTCTAGGGTATGTGTGAATGAGTGGCATAACTCTCATTTTTCAGACTTACAAGCCATCGACGACTCTTGCGACAGTGTGGCCTCAAATGGACAACGACCAGAAAGCTTCCATCAGAGATCAGCTGGGCGTGATTATGTCAAATCTGAGGTCTATACCTTACACTGATGGTTCCGCACTTGGAGGTGTGGCCGGTGAAGGTTGCAAAGACATCAGAAGACATCTACGAAAGAGTGAGAAGCCGATTCGGAGCCTTGTTGAATTTGAAGAATTCTTGTTCTCGAGCCCTCATCCTGGCGGTCAAGTCTTCACTGAGCTGCTTCGTCAACTTTACCCGACTCAACCCACGGAGATGAAGATTGTTTTCACGCACGGTGACCTTCGACCAGACAACATTACGGTAGACATGGACGACTGCAACCAATGGATTGTCACTGGGCTTCTTGTTTGGGAATACAGTGGATTCTACCCAGAATATTGCGAAGCTTTCAAGTGCACTAACTGCTTAGCTCCATACAAGGAGGATGATTGGTATCTGTTTCTGCCCGATTGCATTTCGCCAAAACGATATGCTCATTGGTGGCTCCTAGATAGAGTTCGAGACGCCAGGGTTGTTTGACTTCGCCAGCCCGCTATGCTCAAAATTTCTTGGGCTTCCGTCAGACCATTGCTCGTTGCGGGCTAGCGCGGGAAGCCATCCCTGATTGGGATGATGCTAAACTGGACCGGGCCTGCGACGGGCGGGCGCTAAACCCAACACGGGGGGTTTCCGAAAACGGCGGCCTCCTGGTAAATACGAATTGTCCTATTAACGAGTACATAGTTATCTTCTTAAGATTCGGAATTTATGTaacccttttttttaagctAAGGTTGAGCACCATTGGCCATACAAATTCAACACTTTTTTACCCGGTTCCGTAGTAGATTTGTGCAGAAATTCAAGTCTAACTCAGAAGTCCGATCTTCAGTGTGCACATTTTCTCCTGCAACGAGATTACAGCGAGTATCTGAATGCAGGAGACTTGTCGCCCATTGCGGCCATCTCTTCCTCGGTTAAGTTCCCGGTTCCCTCTAGATCTCTCTTCTTATTGATGTGCTGATAAGAGAATCGCAGAACGAGCACAGCAATGATACCGGCGATGACGAATCCGAGCTCTATCCCGTGTCCCATGTAGTATTTCGGAGCATCGCTGGCTCTATAGAAGTTGGACGCCATAGTGCCTGACAGGTTTCCAACCCCGATTTGAATAGCCATGCCCGTTGCGCGTTTGTAGCTGCCGGACAGGTTGCCGCTAAGCCACGTGACGTTCCCTGGGAAAGCAGGGTAAAGACCTATTCGCAGCGTCAGTTCAATTTTCCGGGCAAGATACTAGGCAAAAAAGGGGGAGCATCATTGCGCATTACTTACCACACACGGCGATAAAAACACCAGCATACACAAGACCAGGCACACCCCTTCCAGCGCTTGCTATACAGATGATGAATCCAATAGCCATGATGCACATGTAGAAAAGGATAAATGGTGAACGAGACCCCTTTTTATCTGCCACCCATGCTGAAATAATTGCGATAGTAGCAGCTGTGCAGTAAACAGGGACCTAGGGTCCAATGTCATAAAAATGCAAAATCACCTGAGAGAGGGAAATGTGTGAGACTTACTGTTAACAGCTGGGCAGTAGAGGACGTGAAACCCAAATCTCTGATAATGGATGGCAAGAAAAGTGAAAGGCCATACAGTGGGCAAACAATACCCCAGAACACTGGAAAGGTTATCAGCAAAAGCCAATCCAGAACAGTGATCACCAGGGACACTTACTGATGATAGCGACATAGACCTGCCAGTCTTTGAATGCGTCGATGACGTATTTCCATCGGAATTCATCGTCCTGTGCAACTTTAGAACCAGGTTTCGAATTTTGGTACTTCAACCGGTGGATAACGAATGCGCGCTCCCGCTCGGTGAAAAAGGGTGCGGTCTCGGGAAAATCGTAGATGGTAAAAAATGATATCACCGCGACGACGACCGTGGCAAGGCCCTCTAGAATAAAAATCCATCGCCACCCCTCGTATCCACCGACTCCGTGCATCTTCTATTCACCAGTTAGGGCAGCTAAATCTTAAGGATATCcgcaggaggaggaggaggaggagaaggaggagggACGCACGGCAATTCCAAAAGCTAGTAACCCTGAGAACGCCCCCGCAATGCTAGCAGCACTGAAGAACAGTGCTTGTCTGAACTGGCCCTCCTTCGCACAGTACCACATAGTGATATAATATGCACAGCCAGGGTACAATCCAGCCTCTGCCTTTCGTTAGCCCAGTTAACCAAAAGTGCAATGCACATGGGATCTAGTACCTGTGACTCCGAGGAAAAGGCGTGAAATTAGAAGGCCATGGTAGTTCTTCACGAGTCCCATCAATGTCtagaataaagaaaataaaattagctGGCCCTTTGGTACTCTGGCGAACACTAATACTTACCATCACGGTTCCCCAAGCAAGCATAATTGAGGGTAGGACTTTGCAATCAGAATTAGCATTTCCGGAAACCAAAAATGAGGCATACCCGGGACACCGTACATATTGATGGGCGAAGCTTCTTCAGGAGAATATTGGCGGGAATCTCAAAAGTAGCGtaagtgaagaagaagacggtCACTGTGAATTACAAAATCAGAATCAGCTtcttccaaaaaaaaagagatataCACAGAAATGACAAAGTTGATAAGAAGAGTTTCGTCAAAACTTACAGGTCCAGTTGTATTGCGAGCCCTGCAAATTCAGGTCTTTATCCAGGCCCTCAATCTTTGCATTTCCAATGTTTCCTCGATCCAGGAAGGAAAGTAGATAAAGCAACGCCAGCTGGGGAATCAGGCGAAGGTCCATCTTTCGCAGGACCTTCTTCTCATCGACATCGCTAAAGTCATCCTCCAGCTGGATGTCTTGAACTTTGATTGAGCCTTCATCTTTTTCTGTTGGAGTGTTGATATGATCAACAACATCTCCCAAACCTTTAGgatgaagctgctcagtGAACACCATCCTGACTGTCCaaagagataagataaaagcagTCCTAGGCTATAAAATATTCTTCGGTTGCAGGGGGGATGTATCTTTTTTTAATGCAAGGGGTTAATTTCGCTTTGTGCGAGAAAGGGTGCAACGTCGCgaggtatgtatgtatgtatacgTGCGTAGGAATGTAGGTATTTTGGGTATATATGCCGCTGTATGTAACAGGGCTGGGGCAACCAACattgtacagagtacagtCCGAGTGGAACATAAGCTGAGATTTCTCCATGTGTAATCGCGGGGATACATGCTTCTCTAATAAGAGGCCCCGGAATGGTCATGGGCAGCCGTTTCTGGGCTGGTTCAATTGCTTGGCCATTGCATTGGCATGCAGCCACCCTCCAACGCCTCCGTAGAGATTATGATCTTCAAAGAGAAGACCTGGTCCAGGCGCTCTCCATTCGGCCATTCCGCACTTCTGCGGAATAAGAGAAAGTAGAACCACCACCCCGTGGCGGGAACCCCATGGGCCAGAGCATTGAGTTCTGCAGGAGGTTGATGAGCCATAGACTCCATCAAAAAGTAGGCTAAGACTGCGATGAGGGATTTTGAAGTCACGGCAATTGACATGGCAAAAAGCAAGGTTTAGGCTAACCTGCTGCGCAGCGATGTAAACTCCAAAGATCACTCAAGTCAACTGGTCTTAAACATGGGATCACCACGTCAGGTCCATGGTTGTAAGGCCCAGAATCCCCACATACCAAGGTCACAGAGGTAACATTCTGGAGGCACATGGCCGGCAGAATGGATCAGGCCCAGCCAATGAATAACCTTGGACAATGCAGTTGGTCCTCCATCCTCCAGGGCATAGGGAAGACGGCGATCTTCCTCAGGCTAAAAGGGGCGGTGATACGGGGTGATCCCCGAACCATGGACATACGGAGCATGCTTGGGAGAATGCGCCTCAGAGCCCTTAAGGGATGCATCCCGGTAACCAAAATTGGAGACTGTGCAGAACTGTCTAGAAAAAATTTGGGGTTGGGGGAAACCTCctacacacacactctctctctcttgaTCGTCACTTTTTACCTTCTTCCGTTGAAATAAGCAACAATTAAGGATTAACAATCGCGCCTAGCCTGCCGAGCCCGGTCGTCATGTAGTTGGGCAACTTAACGAGTTTATGCGGGGTTTAACTTCCAAAGCGCGCTTCAAAATAGCTACTAATAACGATGTTTCTTCGGTCGCGCCACCCCGGAGTACCCCGTGCTCCGGGCGAATGGAAGCGATGACCGAAGAGCTAAACTTGGGGCTCCGGACAATTTTGGGCTACGATGTGGAATCCTGGAGCTTTCCAGCTCGGTGACCAGGTACGAGGAGCCGTATCCCCACCTTATGATTTTGTGTTAGGCGGGGTTGGGAGGCTTCAGGCGAGAAGTGTAAATCAGCTTTAAACTAAACGCTTGGGCGGGATACTAAGGTAGAAGCTAGGGAATAATTGCACGGATGATGCGTACACCCGACGGGTTTATCCATTGGGTCTCTCGACTTTCACACATGTACAATACATACATTACATAGGCAGTTCTCAGGGCAGTTCTACTCTTGAACATCATAACAGTGCTGCAAAAAGTCTTAGGCGGCAAGTATGCGCCTTGGAAAGAGGCTATTTCTTCTCGTATACAAGAGAACGCAGGTGGATATCAaggaaataaaaagaaaaaaagaaaaaaaaagaaaagaaagggaaaaaaagaaaatccaaGTGCAGTTGGATGCACGATGAAAACGCCACCACTCATAACATGCATAAGAACATGAGACACATCTCTGGATATCAAAGAAGAGCAGTTGGATGCTCAATCTAGCTTAGGTCTAAACACAAAAGGATCGGGAGGGAACGGGAAAAAGTGGGACTTGCGAGGCCTTTCTGACGGGTGGAAGCGGAATGTCGGGTTTCACCAAGCAGTGATATCTTCAACCTCAGCTTCGCCGAAGGTACTGCTTTTCGTCAGTTGAGCAACATGGTCCTTGCTGGAATCGGTATCACCATCAGCGGCCATGATCTCAGGTAGGACTCCCCTGAAAAATTCAAGAATGTGACGGTTAACCTGCTCAAACTGCAGCAGGAATGCATCGTGGCCTTCTGGACTGTCGATTGTTCTCAGTCGTGCATTTGGAATGCCCTCTGCAATTTCTTGCTGTTCGGCAAAGGTGAAAAGGCCGTCACTCTCAATTCCAATGACTAAAGCTGGCTGTTGAATTTGCGCAAGTGCATCTTTTACCGGCGTGAGCGAAGATGCATCTACCCGGTGGCGCGAAACATCATGTGTGTCGAGTTTTCGCGTGATTGCAATATAGCAGTTGCTGTCGAAACGTTTCACAAACTTTTGCCCTTGATATCGTAGATATGATTGGGCGGAGAAGTATGTAGCCGGACGCTTGGAAGGATCAAGCGCGGGTGAAGGAGGAGCGTTGAACAGAGTGGCACCACTGAACTGTGGATCGGTAAATTTAATCTCGGACTGGGGAACTGGAGCAAGAATCTCAGTCGAAGTTTGCACTGGGGCCGTCCGGGTTGACTTGTGTCCGTCGTTATGAACAGCCCAATGATCATTTGGAGGTGTGGGAAGACGGGCGGTGCTATTGACGTTCTGGCGTTTGGAGGCGTCTGGGACGTTTCTGCCAAACCTCGCTTCGAACGAATTTCGACTTCGGTACGTCAGCAACGCTGCCATTCGCGCCGCACCAAGTCCCGTGGCCGGTGGGTCATCGAACGAATAGTAACCGTCCTCGTATTTGGGGTCGCTGTAGATG is a genomic window of Coccidioides posadasii str. Silveira chromosome 3, complete sequence containing:
- the MEP5_2 gene encoding Fungalysin/Thermolysin Extracellular metalloproteinase 5 (SECRETED:SignalP(1-19)~EggNog:ENOG410PH2R~COG:O~MEROPS:MER0001400); translated protein: MHGLLLAAGLLSLPLYTIAHTQPSGALSRRGVDLDAYRLPEKSSYTNTNDVQENSAILSLNAGSYVDVATKLVKQTIPSATFRVVDDHYISDTGLGHVYFRQTINGLDVDNADFNVNVGKDGKIFSFGNSFYTGKVPSASLTRDHSDPIQALNGARKALKLPVKTEKATARATNRGEYMFKGTSGALSEPTAKLVYIVKDDGSLALTWRVETDIGDNWLLSYIDAKDSDKVHNVVDYVAHATYQVYPWGINDPTEGSRQVFKDPWELPASPFTWISDGRQNYTTTRGNNGIAQNNPDGGTEYLNNYRPNSRNLRFEYRYSPSMNPPKSYTNASITQLFYSANTYHDLLYTLGFTEEAGNFQVSNGNRGGKGNDYVILNAQDGSGTNNANFATPPDGRPGRMRMYIWTRANPPRDGCFEAGIVIHEYTHGLSNRLTGGPDNTRCLNGLESGGMGEGWGDFYATAVRLKRNDTRNTVYAKSAWASNNPGGVRAYPYSTDFEINPLTYTSVNQLNEVHAVGTVWATMLYELLWNLIDKHGKNDGPKPVFRDGVPTDGKYLAMKIVLDGMKIQPCNPNFVQARDAILDADKALTGGENKCEIWTAFAKRELGTGARYNRNNRTGSKEVPNECK
- a CDS encoding uncharacterized protein (EggNog:ENOG410PNIA~COG:S); this translates as MPLDYSIRLVEFQGECRAESKEIIEESETTKRREGDIRDCLRPSDPVDIVWPLSSTVLGLLEETSQIAEPLPDGLPQRMLDLVRTSEVIWKSPVLDQMMVFKCDTDVVVKAIWCVDDDTEYTTLQYLECHKPDIPAPRPLGYV
- a CDS encoding uncharacterized protein (EggNog:ENOG410PNIA~COG:S) produces the protein MDNDQKASIRDQLGVIMSNLRSIPYTDGSALGGVAGEGCKDIRRHLRKSEKPIRSLVEFEEFLFSSPHPGGQVFTELLRQLYPTQPTEMKIVFTHGDLRPDNITVDMDDCNQWIVTGLLVWEYSGFYPEYCEAFKCTNCLAPYKEDDWYLFLPDCISPKRYAHWWLLDRVRDARVV
- a CDS encoding uncharacterized protein (EggNog:ENOG410PFT2~COG:G~TransMembrane:12 (i57-75o95-116i123-142o148-172i184-204o216-239i291-316o328-348i357-376o382-399i420-438o450-471i)~BUSCO:6841at33183) yields the protein MVFTEQLHPKGLGDVVDHINTPTEKDEGSIKVQDIQLEDDFSDVDEKKVLRKMDLRLIPQLALLYLLSFLDRGNIGNAKIEGLDKDLNLQGSQYNWTLTVFFFTYATFEIPANILLKKLRPSIFLPSIMLAWGTVMTLMGLVKNYHGLLISRLFLGVTEAGLYPGCAYYITMWYCAKEGQFRQALFFSAASIAGAFSGLLAFGIAKMHGVGGYEGWRWIFILEGLATVVVAVISFFTIYDFPETAPFFTERERAFVIHRLKYQNSKPGSKVAQDDEFRWKYVIDAFKDWQVYVAIIMFWGIVCPLYGLSLFLPSIIRDLGFTSSTAQLLTVPVYCTAATIAIISAWVADKKGSRSPFILFYMCIMAIGFIICIASAGRGVPGLVYAGVFIAVCGLYPAFPGNVTWLSGNLSGSYKRATGMAIQIGVGNLSGTMASNFYRASDAPKYYMGHGIELGFVIAGIIAVLVLRFSYQHINKKRDLEGTGNLTEEEMAAMGDKSPAFRYSL
- the MET2 gene encoding homoserine O- acetyltransferase (EggNog:ENOG410PF9D~COG:I~MEROPS:MER0044357~BUSCO:4647at33183) → MGSDALSVVQGGPKLQRVVSQPENPFASLISDQSIAIVPSFTLESGVVLYNVPVAYTTRGKLNAARDNALVVCHALSGSADVSDWWGPLLGGPGQAFDTTKFFVVCLNSLGSPYGSASAVTYKDGDSRKGLYGPEFPLTTIRDDVNIHKIVLDDLGVRQIAAVVGGSMGGMLTLEYAFLGKDYVRSIVPIATSSRHSAWGISWGEAQRQSIYSDPKYEDGYYSFDDPPATGLGAARMAALLTYRSRNSFEARFGRNVPDASKRQNVNSTARLPTPPNDHWAVHNDGHKSTRTAPVQTSTEILAPVPQSEIKFTDPQFSGATLFNAPPSPALDPSKRPATYFSAQSYLRYQGQKFVKRFDSNCYIAITRKLDTHDVSRHRVDASSLTPVKDALAQIQQPALVIGIESDGLFTFAEQQEIAEGIPNARLRTIDSPEGHDAFLLQFEQVNRHILEFFRGVLPEIMAADGDTDSSKDHVAQLTKSSTFGEAEVEDITAW